tggccaacaggtatgtgaaaagatgttcaacatcactaatcaggggaatgcaaatcaaaagcacaatgagatatcacttcacacctgttagagtggctattatcaaaaagacaagtgataATATGTGTTGGTTAAGAAGTGGagaaagtgaggggcgcctgggtggctcagtcggttaagtgtccgacttcggctcaggtcatgatctcgcggtccgtgagtttgagccccgcgtcaggctctgggctgatgtctcagagcctggagcctgcttccgattctgtgtctttctctctctctgcccctcccccgttcatgctctgtctctctctgtcccaaaaataaataaacgttaaaaaaaattttttttttaaaaagaagtggagAAAGCAGAACCCTTATTtgcttttggtgggaatgtataaTGGTGCAGCcattacagaaaacagtatggagggtcctcaaaaaattaaaagtatatatatccacgggaaatgaaatcaggattcCAAAGAGTGATCTGCACTTCATTGCAATAGTCAagttatggaaacaacctaagtgttcatccatggatgaatggatcaagaagatgtgttatatacatacaatggagaaTTATTCAGctatgaggaaaaaggaaatctggccatttgtgatAATATGATGGGCCTTAAAGGAACTAtgttaagtgagataagtcagagaaagacaaacactgtatatcacttacatgtgaaaactaaaaaaatctaagtcacagaaacagaatggaatggtggttgccaggggctggatggtgagggaaatggggagatgttggtcaaaggctataaacttccagttataagatgaataaattctggtgATTGAATGTACAGCAGGGTGACACAGTTAACAATAGTATATTggatacttgaaagttgctaaaagagtagatcttaaatgctcttaccacacacatacaaaaaaaggtAATTACGTGAGGTGACAGAGGTAGTAATTATCCTTCTGTAGTTATAATTTCACAGTATAGTCCTGTATCAAACAATTACAATGTACACTTTAAAGTTAtacattgtatataaattatatctcgataaagctgggaaaaaggtaaataagagattatttaaaatttttaaaaaaggtgagaCTGACTCTGACACAAATATACTCTACTGCATTGAATAGTGTCCCCTAAACCTATCTGGAACCTTAGAATGTGGTCTTATTGGGAAGTAGGATATTTGAAGACGTAATCAAGGAAAGATGAGTTCAAGCTAGATTAGGGTCGACCCTAATCCAGTGATTGGTAGGTAGGAAATGGGGGCATAGACGAAGAGAGGAATACCGTgggaagacagagacacacaagAGAGAAGGCCATGGAGAGATGCGGGTAGAGTTTGGAGCGATGCATTTACAAGTCAAGAGACACTGAGGACTGCCAGAAACCACCAGCACTAGCTAAgaagcatggaacagattctccttgGGCCTCCATTGGGAAccaccaaccctgctgacaccttgattttgaacttccagTCTCTAACACTAAGTGCCAGAGAATAAATTTCCGTTGTTTTAAGTCACCTagtttgtggcaatttattaAGGCAGACTGAAGAAACTAATGCACATACCAATTCCTATACCTCTTTATATCAGTCCGGGTAGACCAGGTTTTGTCGCAATAACAAAAGGTCCTCTCCTCCCATTCTTGGGGGTTACGACAACAAAGGGGGTTACAACAAACATTCTTGGGGGTTATGTTGGTGGATATTCCCACCACATATCCTTTACAGATCAGCTGCCACTCCACACCATGTCACTTTCATCAGGGATCCTGGCAGTCACAGCATCCTCTATCCAGAATATTGCCTCTGTCTGGTGTGTGATGAAAGGAACAGACAGTCCAAAAATTCAAAGCTTTGTGGAGTTAGATGACAAAACCAGCAAACCATAAAATTGAAAGGCCTTTAAGTAGCAAAGCTGTAATCAACTTGGCCATAAGGCAAGGAACAAATCCAGGGTATGGCCACTATGCCTTTCGTTAAAACTTCTGAATCAATTAAGGTGGTTCGCAGTAAATTGCTTCATTTGGACAAACTggcagagagaaagcatatgGCAGACTATGCACTGGTTCTTGATGCTTCGGCCCTAAAGTGACCCACATCACTTCTCTCACATCTCATTGGCTAGAGCAAGTCTGCTGTCGTTGGGTGGGTGTGTATAATCTACCTGTAAGGTGGGCCAGTGAATCTGTTTAGCAATAATAGACTCCATCCCACTCTTACAGAGGATTATCCTTTCAGTAGTCACTTTGAAAGGCTATTCTAGTAGTACAGTGATATTGAAAAATCTTTTGGAGTGATCTCTAGAGCAAGTATATTATGTCCTGTAAGAAACCAACTCTTAACTTTATGGTTTTTGAGCCCAAATACCATTCCTCAGGTGGATCATCCACCTAGTCCCCAGATGTGGTTATAAATGACCTTTAGTTTATTTTACCAAATGAAGTCCACCCTCAAGTAGTGAAAATTTGCCATTGTCGAGACTGGTCGAAGGAAGGTAGTCCAGACAATTCCCAAGAAGAAGctacagaaatgtgagaaataacaGTATCGCTGAAATCAATGACCAGCCTTGTAATGGGACTCCCTCAAGGATACAGTGCTCAATTGAaggaataatatatatttatcagatatatacataattatatatgtataagaacatataatatagaatatgtaaaaatgtaagaATACGTAAAGTTATGTGCATTTTTTGTGTTTGTGCACATCCTGCtgtgtttgtttaaaaaggaaatgaacaagcCTTTCTGCATTCTAACACAGTTCCCGAAGCAAGAAGGCACAACTATGAAATGGTAATAATGTCTAGCCTGGATGGAAAGCctacatgtgccaggcactacgtAAATTGTGTGGATTAACTCACTTAACCCTTGCAGCCAGGGCTGGGACTATGATGAGGCACCTAGTAAGGTACCTGAGGCACAAGTCTCAGGAGACCTCCACTGTCAGGGCTGTGCGCATGCAGGGTTGATCCTCACATGACCTTAGCAGTGAGCACCCCATCCCGTTTGTTCCCTAAGGGCCTCACTCGCCTGGGCCTACTCCCGGGACTGCTGGAGACAGTCCTGAAAGGTCATGGTCACCAACTCCCTTCTTTGCAGACCGGGAAACGGAGCCTATGGAGGTTGAGCGCCCGCCTGTCTTTCACACGAGCTGGTGAGCAGTGCAGCGTGGAGTTGAGCCCAAATCCTTCCGGGCAGCTGGACTCTGAAGTCTGGGCTTTGACTGATGGAAGCCATGGATGCTTCTGCCGATGCCACGTCTAAACATCCGGTTGTTTTTTGTCCTCCTTTCCAGGTATCCAAGGCGGCTGCAGACTTGATGGCCTATTGTGAGGCCCATGCCAAGGAAGACCCCCTGCTGACCCCCGTCCCGGCTTCAGAAAACCCATTTAGGGAGAAGAAGTTTTTCTGCGCCATCCTTTAAGCCTTCGTGAGGAGCCTGAAGAGCCGCCGGGCTCCTGGGACACTGATGTAGAGTTCTTAGCAAAGTGGGCGCCTTTCTAGTCCACAGCAtttaaagagagggaggagaaccATCCTGGAAACTCCAGGCTATGCATGTTTAAAGAACTGGTCCCCTTTATGAGAATGATCGCCAAACCACATCCCAAGTTAAGAGATCTGATATCTGCAGAACTGCCTGGAGGAGGGGAATCTGTAAAGATAAAATCCGCGTCATTTCTTTTCTGCTATCCCTCCCCACACCTTATGTTTCtgcttcatatttaaaaaaaaaaatcaaaacagacaGCCGTACTGAGCTAAGATGTGTATGACCTTCTTGGAATGAATATTGCCTTTAGCATACCCTTTGATAAGCTGAATTGTCCAGTGTAGCCGCAGTTTGGTTTTATGGCATTGATGTTTAGTCtttgtgcctttttcttttctccttcccccataCCTCTCCTTCCACCCCTTCCCATTAGAGTAGTACAAAGATAAGACTGGACTTGTCCGTAAGACTGAACTCCAAGGATGAGAACCCAAACATGTAGGGAGATGTTCCCCGTGGTTTATCCTCAtggtaataacaacaaaaaaacgcCGGTTGTCTGTGTTCTCTTATCACAATTCCTAACATTTGTACATGATAGCTTTGATTCTGCAAGTAAAAGTAAATCATGTGTTGTGACTGGTGCTTTCATATATTTGTGACAATTTTTGAGTGATACTGCATGAAAATGTCCCTATGTTACATCCATTCAGAAGGTTTGTTGTTTCACTCTGAAGTTTGGAACAGGAACGCGAGAGGAGAAAAGctggagaagaaaaatctcagtctCTTGAAAACTGAGATCACTTCAGCGCCTTAGCCATGCCTAAAATACCTCTGAGTTCACAGTGGCGTATACGCCTCTTCGACGTATtttccagaatccaaagcagtttggTTGTGTCCAGGATCCAGGACAGCACAGGAACCACTGAACAGGACAGGGAAGGATTCAGCATCAGTTGGGAGGTGCTTTTGTTAGAGTAAGGGCAAATTTCATCTTTCCCTGAATTGTGGAAATTCTAGATTCAAGAACACTTTCTGTTTGTTCAAGTACCAGGAGAAATAAACCTGGATGGCTCCAGAGAAGACCCATTCTCAGCATCCTGGCTGTTCACTGccagggagaagggggcaggtgcGGCCCCCTCAGCCAGCAACATCAGAAAGGTTCTGGCTCTTTTTTGCCACTGAGATGGTCTTTGCTTTTCACTGAGCAGATTTTTCAGTAGAaccttttctggttttgttttccatcttGTTTGTTAGAGTCTCTCAGTCTTTATTTACAACTTCCTGGCAGCTAGAGCCCTCTTTTCCCAAGAGATGATCTTGAAAGTGATTTTTCCTTACAGCTCTAGCCTTCATCAGTAATGGAAGGTCCTGGAAGCCTGCATCACTTTTTTTCTGTGCCATTCCCAGGCAAAAGAGGACCTCTCTTACATCTCACTGTTTACTTTGATGTCACGAAAaccatttccaaattcattctattctctttccattctcttccttctattaaaaaaaaaaaaaaaggaaaggaaggaaaaaagatgtaAAAGCTTAATATGCCAAGGACAGGTTTtgagagagtaaatattttccttAGCTCCTTTTATGGGCATGATGGTAAAAGAATAAGTACATCCAATTAAAGCTCACGCCTGGGGCCAGGAAAAGGGAATGCTGAAACATTTGCAAAAGGTATGAATGTACTTCTGTAACCAGATACTGCTGTTCAAACCTTGGGGTGTTGTTACAATCAGTGAGACACTAATGCAGATACAGTGGGAAGACCTTGGCAGAGTAGTTGTTAAACTACATGCCATATTGTACCATTAGCTTAGTATTACCGTGGAATCAACTAAAACCGTATCCCATTTTCAAAATTAGTCAAAACATGAATTGGCCATGCAGTCACACAAAAACAACTGTAAATGAAGCACCTCTGGGTGGTGATTAAGGTGTCATTGCGAGACCCCAAGGATTTTCATGATCCACATCATTTATGTTTCTTAGAGGGgctctctatatttttatgtgaatctAGATCTTTGGAGCAGTTAAGATGGAACTAAAACTTGAAGGAGGCACCATAATACGGCTCTGGTAATTAGAAAAGTTAAGGCAGTTCCAAAGTGCGTGTGACCTTGtttacaaaagaagagagaaggcagagaacacACAGCCCATCTGAAATTACGTTTAAGGAAAGTGTTTTGGCTTTGTCGTACCTTCATGTCCTATCGTATGGAATTATACTACCAGAGTCTTTATATGCGTTTTTGCTTATTGGTATTTTTACTTgttaaggggaaaagaaatctTTTGATGACTTATACCTCTAAAGAGCTTTAATTCTGTTAGAAGTTCACCAATCATTTCCACCAGCATGACTTTATCTTAAGGAATAACCAATAGGAAAACTTAATTATTCAAGGCCCTAATATCTGCATATAATGTATTGGATAGTAATGAGAATCTGCCATGCAGTTAGTTTAAACAGTAACAATAACCCTcatatttaggggaaaaaatatcttGTATCATCCTCAatattccaatttcttttttttttttttcgattttAAACCAAGtactatttaattttacttagaGGTTGCAAAAAACTACTTTGATCTGAgggtaattttaataatatttgaaagaGATTGCTTACCAAGGAGAAATTAAATCAATTTATCCATATACTCCTATTCACAAATGGGAATTGAGGAAATCAAGCATGCTGTCTtagagttttgtattttttttttaatatttgctttaagcTGCTCCTGGCAAAGGTGAATTGTtacatatacattaatatattccCAACCCAAGAATGGTTCACATTTTTCCTATATAAGATCTATGgagtgtgtctttcaaagagaggaaaatacagaaatgttaaaGAAGGAAAACCTGAATGTGATGTGCACATTTTCATCCCACATGGacaatgtatttgttttaataaatggaaTTTTCAAATTCACTTCACATGCAGTCAATTTTATTTGAGGGCCCGTGGGCCACCTGGCCCATCGATTTCATGGTTAATTTGAGAAGGATGGTGACATGTAACAGGATGGATGGGGAAATAGAAATCCGTTGGCTTTCTTTAGGATTTTGTTAATAGAGGTGCCCTAAGGAAAGAAAGACTCACATGAGACTCTTTAAAAGCCTTTCTCCCTGGGTCTCTACATCTTTGGTACAAtgcctggggacagagaaaggTGATGGAGAAGAGCCCAGGGCTCCGGCAGGCTGGACCATGAGGACAAACTGTGATTATGCTCTACTGTGCTGTGAGTGCCGcactgggatttttttcttcatacgtgcacacgcatgcatgtgcacacacacacacacacacacgcacaaataaACACAGAGAGTCTGGTCTCCGTAAGTTGTTCACTACTTAAATGGGGTACtggaggccacctgggtggctcagccggttaagtgtccgactctcgatttcacctcaggtcatgatccagggtcatgggatggagccccacgttgggctctgcactgaacacaCTGCCCCGTGCCTCTCTCAGTGGCTCACGCTCTCACTCTCTAGATTCAGTAGCTCCTCAGAGATATTCTTAGTCAACAAAACCTTCTGTATGTCCCTCAAATTATGCCAGTGACTAGTAGACCCTGTCAGTAACGAAGGAGGTGCTAGATGTCTCAGGACTTGTGCCAGCGACAGCAGCATCTTTAAAACTGATAAAGGGGCCACTTGGAGTGAACGTACTTGTCCACCTACATCACTGTTTCTCAGACAGTGGTCCCTGGACCACctgcttcagaatcacctgggatgcCTAGTAAGAAGGCAGACAGTAGGCCGCAACTAAGAATTTCTGGCAGTGGTACTTAAGTACACGTACTCACCTACATGGCATAGTCCGAGGACCATGACTTAAGGACTTACCGACAGCGAGCTTTGCATAATGCCTAAGGAAAGGCGTAAACCAACCAAATCTATGCTCGCTCTTATTCCTACAGCCAAAGGACGTAGCTGTCCAGGAGTCGACATGTAACCTGTGGGTGAGAATCTAGGCAGATCCTAGGCATGAGACACCGTGGGGAGGAAGCTGGTGGGTTTTAACTCTGTTCCTGTTTTGTTGAGCCCCCGTGAGAGGATTGCCTTTAGCTCTGGCTCTTTAATAAGCTGGTCACATTGTAGGCAGCACTCACGATCACGTGGGAATCGGAGCTGGGTCAGCTCCAATCCACAAATTGCAAATAATTTGCCAAGGGAAATCCCTTTCCCTTCGGTTCTGCCCCaaatctacattttcttctatttagaACCAGGAGACTCaggcagaatttatttttaatgaaaagggtCATGGGCTCCCAGGCCTTTCCTCAGTAAGAACTCCTACTGTTTGTccctgccctggggtgggggtgtatCTCCATGCTAAGGTGACAGAAAGACGGTGCCTGGTGCCTTCGTACTGTATCCACAGAGCCCAACCAGCATGAGCTAGAGAAGCAGAACTAGGCCCCAGAGTTCCCATAGGACCTTAGGCAAGTTCTTTAACTTCTCCATGCTATAAAATGACGATGAGAATATCTGCTTCACTAAGTTGTCAAAACcaaatgaaagagagaagaagtACAGAGGTTTCCTGAAGGAAGAGGTGATAAAGAGACATTAGACACTGATCGCACAACTTTTGAAGAGAGGGGAAAGTCTAGATGCTTCCTTCTCAGTGCTTGGACTCACATCCTTTCCTCTCAGCCCCCAGAGGTTCAGACCCTCAGTACCTCACATTTGAATTCCTGCCACACTTGCTGGGGTGGCCACGCTGACTCATCTCCTCCCACTCTGAGCCATCCCATTAATTAGGACTCCTTTGGTTCCAAGTGGCAGGAACCTAAATGAAACTGGCTAAATGTAACCGGAGAGCTCAGAAACaggtcccacgtcaggctcagctGGATCCAGGTGCTGAGATGATGTCATCAGGTGTCTTTCTCGTCCTTTGGCCCTGCTTTCCTCTGCATGGGTTTGATTCTCAGACTCCCCCCGCCCACCTTCAGCAACAAGACAGTGTCGGCAGTGTAAGGCTTGCTCTCACCTGGTCAGCAACCACAGAGGAAAGATAGTAACAGCTCCAGCACAAGTCACTGGCTATATCACTGGCAACATTTTCTAAGACTCTCCACTGGCTGGATCTAGTTCGAGATCCCACCCATCCCTGAACCCCAGGATCACTGTACCACAGGGCAAAATAGCAGATCTAAAGGAAATTGAAGTGCTCCCACTAGAAAAAGAAGATTAAAGTCAAAAACACTGATGccggtgcgcctgggtggctcaagtcggttaagtgtccaactcctgatttcagctcaggtcgtgatcttgtggttcatgggatcaagcatccctttgggctctgcactgggcatggatcctgcttgggattctcccccacctccgcctcctgcccctctcctgctgacatgcatgggctctctctctgtctctcaaaataaataaacttaaaaaaaaaaaaaaaggactgatgCAAACCACATCTTGCCAGATTCATGCATGTAACCTCCAGTTCCTGCACAAAACCCAGAGTGCTCTGGCTCATGATGCTCTTACCAACCCATTAGAAACCACACTCAGCTGCCTGGCTGGCCAGGCCCTGAGGAGTCGAGCCCCACCCTACCAATTCCACCTTGTTTTCTAAGCTTTCTTGTGGTTCATCCTGCAGTTTGCATTTTCAAACCTAACCCCACGTCTTTGTTTATGATGTTATTCCTCTGGAATGCCATTGCTCAACTCCTCAAGTAAATAAATCTCGCTCGCCTTTCAAACCTAGTCTGAATTCCATATTGTCTGTGAATGACTTCAGGAAATACTTAACTCTTTCCTCTCAACTCCTATTGCCCTTGTCATCAGCCTCAAATAATTTAGTATTTGACTGTAGGTGAGGCCTTGTGCTGGGGTAGACACTACGTCCTTCATGGACTTTGTGGTTTTAGTGGAGGAAGGAGACCAGAAAATAGTCAATTACCAATCAGAATGAGAAGGTGTAAACCACAGGGAGctaaggggaggagagaagaggaggtgAGGCTGGAATCCATGGCTTATTATATGAAAATCTTGTCTCTCAGGGTAAACTAACTTCCCTGGGAGTAGAAAACACCAGTTAGGCAGGCCTCGGTGCCTAGCACAGCACTTGGGAAGACGGTAAGTACTCAACAGTGATTATTGATGGATTCGGCATAGCACACAGGTCTGCAGAGAGAAATGGGGCATGGCAGAGGCGTGACTAGTAAAAGCTGGGCTTTCGAGCTTGCCAAAGGCAGCTGAGAAAGCAGCTCCCTGCCGCACAACGGTCAGTAGTTGGCTCTGTGCACAGAACAGTGGACTAAACTGTGCCAACCGGTGCCAACTAGCGTCCCCAGGGCTTCCTTCTCCTCAGTCAGCCCTCGGCCCCAGTGACAGCAGCACTCTCCAAACCAGGAGTGAGATCTAGTGGGCACCGGAGGGCCCAGGAGCCAGATGAATTACACCCCGCGGGCCCACATCGCCTTAATTTTAGCCCCAGGGGAAGGGTCTTTTCCACTCTCCACTGAGAACACCGTCTTTAAGTTACTGTGTCTACATGTGGCTATTTCAATGTAGACGTAAATTAACTATAattgagtaaaattaaaaattcagttcctccgCTACACTAGCCGTGTTTCAAGTGTCCGATAGCCACGTGCAGCTAGCGGCTACTGTATGGGAGAGCAGAGATCTAGAACATTTCTCTTGTTGCCAGAAAATGCTATTAGACAGTGTTGCTCAAGAGCTATGGTCAGCAACCTTCATCCCACGCCATACAACTAGCAGAATGTGCCTTATCTATGCACCCAAATTTTGGCAAAAGACACACACATCCgaacaaaaagggagaaaataaaagtaccatGATAATCACAATTGGTCACGGGTCGTGGTAAACTATGCAGAAGGGATAGGCTGTGGATTAGGTAGCATTCCTAGAGTCTCCTAAGCCATACCTTTACGTCcatctctctcattcaagaaagtgaaattataataatcatgatgatgagcattaaggaatctactcctgaaatcattgttgcaccctatgctaactgacttggatgtaaattaagcaataaaaaaataataatcatcatgATGATGATAGCCGTAATAGCAGTGGCAGTGGCAATGATCAAGAGAACACTTATTAAGCACtaaactatgtgccaggcacaatgcTAAACATTTTAAGGCACCAGTGGGGTCAATGCTCACAATAAGTCTATGGCATGGATGTCCTTTATCTCCTGTAGCAGATATCATATATGCGTCATATCACTTTGATTTCAGCCACACTTGCAGGGGTTTTATTCTTCCCCAGGGAAATTCATTCCCCCAGGGGGCAATCCTCAACCAATGAGAGATGAGAGTCTGGATTAATGTTACAGGCACCCACCCTCCAGGGGATAATTCTGCGGTACATTTCATACGGTTTCTTAGAGGCTCTCTGTCAGGACTGAGCCTCAATTGTCCAGAATAGTAACCAGCGCAGGAATACACTGTATTGATTTTTCCTCCctgtctcactttttttttttcttacccatttCCACTTTCTGAGCTCACCCTCACCACCATGAAACTACATTCATCCAAGGCCTAGACCCAGGCTCTGCTTTGGGGGGGACATTCAAATGAATTCCCCTCCATTTTATGGCCCAGAAATTAGAGATTTGGAAAGGTTGACATT
The sequence above is a segment of the Panthera leo isolate Ple1 chromosome B3, P.leo_Ple1_pat1.1, whole genome shotgun sequence genome. Coding sequences within it:
- the GNG2 gene encoding guanine nucleotide-binding protein G(I)/G(S)/G(O) subunit gamma-2 isoform X2, whose translation is MASNNTASIAQARKLVEQLKMEANIDRIKVSKAAADLMAYCEAHAKEDPLLTPVPASENPFREKKFFCAIL